The following proteins are co-located in the Enoplosus armatus isolate fEnoArm2 chromosome 10, fEnoArm2.hap1, whole genome shotgun sequence genome:
- the sh3rf2 gene encoding E3 ubiquitin-protein ligase SH3RF2 → MEYLSGCPQTHVMVDYSVSDVPEALVPKTGGPFKMEELALMALLECPLCFEQLDVSAKVLPCQHTFCMSCLLRQEVAHSQLLCPECRAPVPARTVEELPANLLLVRLLEGLQGPAGPGRDRQTARYTVPLARGGLTVKEGQQQQERQHSEKQGHNELALRALMRHPRGDSSGELVLTPGNGITPKHKADENWHHGNAADSSTASVTGSTLQAVSQIPQLQPLQQSQPPVLCRALHDFNPKEMNLEDSKYCLSFLKGDILTVIRRLDEHWIEAKLGEKVGICPLQFTEPNSLAAKLLEGKNRRGSDSAEFHHRTGSEGKDKATDVSNRTTHYGVPEVPAKTPIINASPLSNQRKQPAASSANFYQTTKAEATNISTFNSFKHQGLSHCLSVQPATRGLSHSSRVNSQRMRRHADSTHRHLLQSQKKMTSETPPTISMALVNPQMSSASADGKNSSTQQLSISVCAVLYSYKPRRPEELELRKGEMVGVYGKFKEGWLRGLSLRTGKVGILPSNYISPVLRTSARLLETKAANVSSQHNTVAGKKPTAAKNPAVVLALDRVNADGTIYSTGQVPSMPNGAQHAMSSTGAGKPSLYGTAQGWDTVRRIFNPHRGSNHFSHTSNMNVPSNSQHFAQVQASGYSPALQRKKNSGILSNSGRPLGWMTEPAAPSAVAVFKDRDFTTSHEATFQHDRQPSNGPHSILVRPASHKNNIDKPAKSVRFLTEEDSPPPRRRTSSWSSGNQVPSSYRPGPPPLEVWAPSLTLGRDGPGIILKEGKVPILRKGLETTISDLNSNPQKLISSQPSLSAVSAQFSPSRHRVNATHLAQTDSELSLLQGELVLVHRPRPDGRVLVTQESSGHTGLFHSSILQALERLS, encoded by the exons ATGGAGTATCTCTCTGGCTGTCCGCAGACGCATGT TATGGTGGATTACAGTGTTTCAGATGTACCAGAAGCCCTAGTCCCAAAGACAGGTGGCCCTTTTAAAATGGAGGAGCTGGCTCTAATGGCCTTGCTGGAGTGCCCTCTGTGTTTCGAGCAGCTGGATGTGTCAGCCAAGGTGCTGCCCTGCCAGCACACTTTCTGCATGTCCTGCCTGCTGAGGCAGGAGGTAGCCCACTCCCAGCTGCTCTGCCCAGAGTGTCGCGCTCCTGTACCCGCCAGGACGGTGGAGGAGCTTCCTGCAAACCTCCTGCTGGTGCGGCTCCTGGAGGGGCTCCAGGGCCCAGCGGGGCCCggcagggacagacagacagcccgCTACACAGTGCCCTTGGCCAGGGGTGGCTTGACAGTCAAGgaaggtcagcagcagcaggagaggcaACACAGTGAGAAGCAAGGGCACAATGAG CTTGCTCTCAGAGCCTTGATGCGTCACCCACGAGGTGATTCGTCAGGAGAGCTGGTCCTCACGCCTGGTAACGGTATCACCCCCAAACACAAAGCGGATGAGAACTGGCACCACGGAAATGCTGCTGACAGTAGCACCGCGTCTGTCACCGGCAGCACGCTGCAGGCCGTCAGCCAGATACCTCAGCTGCAGCCCCTCCAGCAGTCCCAGCCTCCGGTTCTCTGCAGGGCACTGCACGACTTTAACCCCAAAGAGATGAATCTGGAAGACAGTAAATATTGTCTCAGCTTCCTCAAG GGAGACATCCTTACTGTCATCAGACGGCTGGATGAACACTGGATTGAAGCCAAGCTCGGGGAGAAAGTTGGAATTTGTCCTCTGCAGTTCACAGAG CCAAACTCACTGGCTGCCAAACTGCTAGAGGGAAAGAATCGGAGGGGAAGTGACTCAGCAGAATTTCACCATCGGACTGGTAGCGAGGGCAAAGACAAGGCCACTGACGTATCCAATAGGACCACCCATTACGGAGTCCCTGAAGTCCCAGCAAAGACACCCATCATCAATGCTTCGCCCCTCTCCAACCAGCGGAAACAGCCCGCAGCCAGCAGCGCCAACTTTTATCAGACTACCAAAGCAGAGGCGACCAACATCAGCACGTTCAACAGCTTCAAACATCAGGGTCTGTCACACTGCCTCTCTGTGCAACCTGCCACCCGCGGCCTCTCTCACTCCTCGAGAGTGAATTCTCAGCGAATGAGACGCCACGCTGACTCTACACACAGGCACCTGTTACAG AGTCAGAAGAAGATGACCAGTGAGACTCCACCCACCATCTCCATGGCACTGGTGAACCCCCAAATGTCCTCTGCCTCTGCAGACGGCAAAAACTCCTCCACGCAGCAGCtctccatcagtgt GTGTGCCGTCCTGTACTCCTACAAACCACGACGaccagaggagctggagctgaggaAAGGAGAGATGGTGGGAGTGTACGGAAAGTTCAAAGAAGGCTGGCTGCGTGGGTTATCGCTCAGAACGGGCAAAGTGGGCATTCTGCCCAGCAACTACATCTCGCCTGTGCTCAG AACCTCGGCCAGGCTCCTGGAGACCAAAGCAGCAAATGTGTCctcacagcacaacacagttGCTGGAAAGAAACCCACAGCTGCCAAGAATCCTGCTGTGGTCCTTGCTCTTGATAGGGTAAACGCTGATGGAACGATATACTCAACAGGACAAGTCCCATCTATGCCAAATGGAGCACAGCATGCAATGTCATCCACTGGCGCTGGAAAACCATCCCTCTATGGGACTGCACAAGGTTGGGACACTGTGAGGCGCATCTTTAACCCCCATAGAG gCTCAAACCATTTCTCCCATACGTCCAATATGAACGTCCCGTCCAACTCACAGCACTTTGCACAAGTTCAGGCGTCCGGCTACTCACCTGccctgcagaggaagaagaacagcGGCATCCTGTCCAACTCTGGCAGACCACTGGGCTGGATGACTGAGccagcagcgccctctgctgttgCAGTCTTTAAAGACAGGGACTTCACTACTTCACATGAGGCCACATTTCAGCATGACAGACAGCCTTCCAATGGGCCTCACTCAATCCTAGTCAGACCTGCCTCACACAAGAACAATATAGACAAG CCGGCAAAGTCAGTGCGGTTCCTCACAGAGGAAGACTCCCCTCCTCCAAGACGTCGGACCTCCTCGTGGTCGTCGGGAAATCAGGTTCCCTCCAGCTACCGCCCCGGCCCCCCTCCGTTAGAAGTATGGGCCCCATCGCTCACCCTGGGAAGAGACGGACCAGGGATCATCCTCAAAGAAGGAAAAGTTCCTATTCTCAGGAAAGGCCTCGAAACAACCATCTCAGATCTAAATTCTAACCCGCAGAAACTGATATCTTCACAGCCGTCGCTATCAGCTGTGTCAGCTCAGTTCAGCCCCAGCAG acaCAGAGTGAACGCAACGCATTTAGCCCAGACGGACTCGGAGCTCAGTCTGCTTCAAGGAGAGCTCGTCCTCGTCCACAGACCCCGACCTGATGGACGGGTTCTGGTTACTCAGGAGAGCAGTGGGCATACCGGCTTATTCCACAGCAGTATTCTTCAAGCCCTCGAGAGGCTCAGCTGA